In Azospirillaceae bacterium, a genomic segment contains:
- a CDS encoding DUF2807 domain-containing protein, with protein MFRIPHRLAALSVAPLAAAPLMAAFIALTAVPAHAATVGPQTLHGRTLELRGLVANVDVKVSSSAKDITVSADGPDDQVGRLTFHDEGEKALVKQEHRHHEHLNDEDFMTVTVTLPAGTSLAVDDFVGRVTAGDLNAALAVEDLHSGTITVGHVREASLEVSGSGDINLGDIDKALSVEISGSGKVRTGKTGGTVSMQINGSGNVDIAAVNGAVSAEIHGSGNVAIHAGKADPLVVEIAGSGDFTLDGSAAHQSISQSGSGRVHIRDAH; from the coding sequence ATGTTCCGCATTCCCCACCGCCTGGCCGCCCTGTCCGTCGCCCCGCTGGCGGCCGCCCCCTTGATGGCCGCCTTCATCGCCCTGACCGCCGTTCCGGCGCATGCCGCCACCGTCGGCCCGCAGACCCTGCACGGCCGGACGCTGGAGCTGCGGGGCCTGGTGGCCAATGTCGACGTCAAGGTGTCGTCCTCCGCCAAGGACATCACCGTGTCGGCCGATGGCCCCGACGACCAGGTCGGCCGCCTGACCTTCCATGACGAGGGCGAGAAGGCGTTGGTGAAGCAGGAACACCGCCACCATGAGCACCTGAACGACGAAGACTTCATGACGGTCACTGTCACCCTGCCCGCCGGGACCAGTCTGGCGGTGGACGACTTCGTCGGCCGAGTGACGGCGGGCGACCTGAACGCCGCCCTGGCGGTGGAGGATCTGCACTCCGGCACCATCACCGTGGGCCATGTGCGCGAGGCCTCGCTGGAGGTCAGCGGCAGCGGCGACATCAACCTGGGCGACATCGACAAGGCCCTGTCGGTGGAGATCAGCGGCAGCGGCAAGGTGCGCACCGGCAAGACCGGCGGAACCGTGTCGATGCAGATCAACGGGTCCGGCAATGTCGATATCGCCGCGGTCAACGGTGCCGTCTCCGCCGAAATCCACGGCAGCGGCAATGTCGCTATCCACGCCGGCAAGGCCGACCCGCTGGTGGTGGAGATCGCCGGATCGGGCGACTTCACCCTGGACGGCAGCGCCGCCCACCAGTCCATCAGCCAGAGCGGCAGCGGCCGCGTGCACATCCGCGACGCCCACTGA
- the ligA gene encoding NAD-dependent DNA ligase LigA, with translation MASPTAIDSLSREDAQAEHARLAAEIKHHRDLYYQKDAPALSDGDYDALEKRLVALEERFPDLAGADSPTATVGAAPAAGFGKVKHKVAMLSLGNAFADEDVTDFVASIRRFLVLDDDAPLDFVAEPKIDGLSLSIRYENGDLVQAATRGDGAEGEDVTANVRTIRDIPNTLNGPAPAVLEVRGEVYMTRDDFLALNQAQAEKGEKVFANPRNAAAGSLRQLDAGITAGRPLRFFAYTWGELSEPLGATQSESRTRLAALGFTISEPSAQCHTADELLAYYRDIGARRATLPFDIDGVVYKVDRLDLQERLGFRTRTPRWATAHKYPAEQAQTILKAISIQVGRTGALTPVAELEPITVGGVVVSRATLHNEDEIRRKDVRVGDTVIVQRAGDVIPQIVTSVAALRPADAQPFVFPTHCPACGSLAVRSTAEKADVAAETAAVEGAPEDAEAPPATETMAEPDGVVRRCTGGLICPAQAVERLIHFASRLAFDIEGLGIERMQLFFRQERIREPADIFTLEKREGERLDRIVTMTGFGKKSVEKLFAAIEARRTIGLDRLIYALGIRQVGEATAKLLARHYVTVAHWREAMEKAATERAARPTERKPEPVGEAYAELCAIEQMGMGVADDMMAFFQEEHNRAVLDRLLAQIIVETYQQPTTTDSPVAGKTVVFTGTLETMGRGEAKAKAESLGAKVAGSVSAKTDYVVVGADAGSKATKARELGLTILTEQEWVDLIGGKAVTQG, from the coding sequence ATGGCATCCCCCACGGCCATCGATAGCCTTTCCCGTGAAGACGCCCAGGCGGAACACGCCCGCCTGGCAGCAGAGATCAAGCACCACCGCGACCTCTATTATCAGAAGGACGCGCCGGCGCTTTCCGATGGCGACTATGACGCGCTGGAAAAGCGCCTGGTGGCGCTGGAGGAACGCTTCCCCGACCTGGCCGGCGCCGACAGCCCCACGGCCACCGTGGGTGCCGCCCCCGCTGCCGGCTTCGGCAAGGTGAAGCACAAGGTGGCCATGCTGTCGCTGGGCAACGCCTTCGCCGATGAGGACGTGACCGACTTCGTGGCCAGCATCCGCCGCTTCCTGGTGCTGGACGACGACGCCCCGCTGGATTTCGTGGCGGAGCCCAAGATCGACGGCCTGTCGCTGTCCATCCGTTATGAGAATGGCGACCTGGTGCAAGCCGCCACCCGTGGCGACGGGGCGGAGGGCGAGGACGTCACCGCCAATGTCCGCACCATCCGGGATATCCCCAACACCCTCAACGGCCCGGCACCCGCCGTGCTGGAGGTGCGGGGCGAGGTCTACATGACCCGCGACGATTTCCTGGCCCTGAACCAGGCGCAGGCCGAGAAGGGGGAGAAGGTGTTCGCCAACCCGCGCAACGCCGCCGCCGGGTCATTGCGCCAGCTGGACGCCGGCATCACCGCCGGCCGGCCGCTGCGTTTCTTCGCCTACACCTGGGGCGAACTGTCGGAACCGCTGGGCGCCACCCAGTCGGAAAGCCGGACGCGCCTGGCGGCATTGGGCTTCACCATCAGCGAGCCGTCGGCGCAGTGCCATACGGCCGATGAGCTGCTGGCCTATTACCGCGACATCGGCGCCAGGCGCGCCACCCTGCCCTTCGACATCGACGGCGTGGTCTACAAGGTGGACCGGCTGGATTTGCAGGAACGCCTGGGCTTCCGCACCCGCACGCCGCGCTGGGCCACGGCGCACAAATATCCGGCGGAACAGGCGCAGACCATCCTGAAGGCCATCAGCATCCAGGTGGGCCGCACCGGCGCCCTGACGCCAGTGGCGGAACTGGAGCCCATCACCGTGGGTGGCGTGGTGGTGTCGCGCGCCACCCTGCATAACGAGGATGAGATCCGCCGCAAGGACGTGCGCGTGGGCGACACCGTCATCGTGCAGCGCGCCGGCGACGTCATCCCGCAGATCGTGACCTCGGTGGCGGCCCTGCGCCCGGCGGACGCCCAGCCCTTCGTCTTCCCCACCCATTGCCCCGCCTGCGGCAGCCTGGCCGTGCGCTCCACCGCCGAGAAGGCGGACGTGGCGGCCGAGACCGCCGCCGTGGAAGGCGCGCCGGAGGATGCCGAGGCCCCGCCGGCGACGGAAACGATGGCCGAGCCCGACGGCGTGGTGCGGCGCTGCACCGGCGGCCTGATCTGCCCGGCCCAGGCGGTGGAACGCCTGATCCACTTCGCCAGCCGCCTGGCCTTCGATATCGAGGGGCTGGGCATCGAGCGCATGCAGCTGTTCTTCCGCCAGGAACGCATCCGCGAGCCGGCGGACATCTTCACCCTGGAAAAGCGTGAGGGCGAGCGGCTGGACCGCATCGTCACCATGACCGGCTTCGGCAAGAAATCGGTGGAGAAGCTGTTCGCCGCCATCGAGGCCCGCCGCACCATCGGCCTGGACCGCCTGATCTACGCGCTGGGCATCCGCCAGGTGGGCGAGGCCACGGCCAAGCTGCTGGCCCGCCACTACGTGACGGTGGCGCACTGGCGCGAGGCCATGGAGAAGGCGGCGACTGAGCGCGCCGCCCGGCCGACCGAACGCAAACCGGAACCGGTGGGCGAGGCCTATGCCGAGCTGTGCGCCATCGAGCAGATGGGCATGGGCGTGGCCGACGACATGATGGCCTTCTTCCAGGAAGAGCATAACCGCGCCGTGCTGGACCGCCTGCTGGCCCAGATCATTGTGGAGACCTATCAGCAGCCCACCACCACCGACAGCCCGGTGGCCGGCAAGACCGTGGTCTTCACCGGCACGCTGGAGACCATGGGCCGTGGCGAGGCCAAGGCCAAGGCCGAGAGCCTGGGCGCCAAGGTGGCGGGCTCCGTCAGCGCCAAGACCGACTACGTCGTGGTTGGCGCCGACGCCGGGTCCAAGGCCACCAAGGCGCGCGAATTGGGCCTGACCATCCTGACGGAACAGGAATGGGTGGACCTGATCGGCGGCAAGGCAGTTACGCAGGGGTGA
- the recN gene encoding DNA repair protein RecN, whose protein sequence is MLASISIRDVVLIERLNLSFGQGLCVLTGETGAGKSILLDALGLALGGRGDSGLVRHGADQATVVAEFDLGADGANHPALALLRAQDLDADTTLVLRRTVTADGRSRAFVNDQPVGVALLRRLGETLVEVHGQFDTHGLLNPLTHRDLLDDYAGLASKRAHLSGLYRAWQAAETARADADREAARAREEEEYVRHALAELDALDPKDDEEGALAEKRTVMMHREKLVEALTGAAGEIAGDRGAERALANALRHLTRVADKAAGQLDPLITVLDQAAAEIGEAARTLQIMAGNMDHDGSTLEKLEERLFALRACARKHGIAVTGLAALRADFARRLSLIEDQGDLLTRLAKAAQEAKAAYAATAATLTEERRKAAGKLDRAVMAELTPLKLEKARFVTAVEPVGEADWGPGGSDRVAFTVATNPGAPPGPLAKIASGGELARFMLALKVILAQVGTVPTLVFDEVDTGIGGAVADAVGERLARLGASLQVLVVTHSPQVAARGRHHLNVRKRVAAGKTTTEVVALTPDERREEIARMLSGAEITAAARAAASELMAAG, encoded by the coding sequence ATGCTGGCGTCCATCTCCATCCGCGACGTCGTCCTGATCGAGCGGCTGAACCTATCGTTCGGCCAGGGCTTGTGCGTGCTGACCGGTGAGACCGGTGCCGGCAAGTCCATCCTGCTGGACGCGCTGGGCCTGGCACTGGGCGGACGCGGCGACAGCGGCCTGGTGCGCCACGGCGCCGACCAGGCCACGGTGGTGGCGGAATTTGACCTGGGTGCCGATGGCGCCAACCACCCGGCCCTGGCCCTGCTGCGGGCCCAGGACCTGGACGCCGACACCACCCTGGTCCTGCGCCGCACGGTGACGGCCGATGGCCGGTCCCGCGCCTTCGTCAACGACCAGCCGGTGGGCGTGGCCCTGTTGCGCCGCCTGGGCGAGACCCTGGTGGAGGTGCACGGCCAGTTCGACACCCATGGCCTGCTGAACCCCCTGACCCACCGCGACCTGCTGGACGACTATGCCGGCCTGGCGTCCAAGCGCGCCCACCTGTCCGGCCTCTATCGCGCCTGGCAGGCGGCGGAGACGGCCCGCGCCGACGCCGACCGCGAGGCCGCCCGGGCGCGTGAGGAAGAGGAATACGTCCGCCACGCCCTGGCGGAGCTGGACGCCCTGGACCCCAAGGACGACGAGGAAGGGGCGCTGGCGGAAAAGCGCACCGTCATGATGCACCGGGAAAAGCTGGTGGAGGCCCTGACCGGCGCCGCCGGTGAGATCGCCGGCGACCGGGGTGCGGAACGGGCGCTGGCCAACGCGCTGCGTCACCTGACGCGCGTGGCCGACAAGGCCGCCGGCCAGTTGGACCCCCTGATCACCGTCCTGGACCAGGCCGCCGCCGAGATCGGGGAGGCCGCGCGTACCCTGCAGATCATGGCCGGCAACATGGACCATGACGGCAGCACCCTGGAAAAGCTGGAGGAGCGGCTGTTCGCCCTGCGCGCCTGCGCCCGCAAGCACGGCATCGCCGTGACCGGCCTGGCCGCCTTGCGCGCCGACTTCGCCCGCCGCCTGTCGCTGATCGAGGACCAGGGCGACCTGCTGACCCGCCTGGCCAAGGCGGCGCAAGAGGCCAAGGCTGCCTACGCCGCCACCGCAGCCACCCTGACGGAGGAACGCCGCAAGGCCGCCGGCAAGCTGGATCGGGCCGTCATGGCCGAACTGACGCCGCTGAAACTGGAGAAGGCGCGCTTCGTCACGGCGGTGGAACCGGTGGGTGAGGCCGACTGGGGCCCCGGCGGCAGCGACCGCGTCGCCTTCACCGTCGCCACCAACCCCGGCGCCCCGCCCGGCCCGCTGGCCAAGATCGCGTCGGGTGGCGAACTCGCCCGCTTCATGCTGGCGCTGAAGGTGATTTTGGCCCAGGTCGGCACCGTGCCCACCCTGGTGTTCGACGAGGTCGACACCGGTATCGGCGGCGCCGTGGCCGACGCCGTGGGCGAACGCCTGGCCCGCCTGGGCGCCAGCCTGCAGGTGCTGGTGGTGACCCACAGCCCGCAGGTGGCCGCGCGTGGCCGGCATCATCTGAACGTGCGCAAGCGCGTGGCCGCGGGCAAGACCACCACCGAGGTGGTGGCGCTGACCCCCGACGAACGGCGGGAGGAAATCGCCCGCATGCTGTCGGGGGCGGAGATCACCGCCGCCGCCCGGGCCGCCGCATCCGAACTGATGGCCGCCGGCTGA
- a CDS encoding IS630 family transposase (programmed frameshift), which produces MGRPYSMDLRERVVAAVQGGLSRRQAAARFGVSDSAAIRWMKRLNETGDVAPGQMGGHKPKKISGDHHTWLVARCQERPFTLAVLIAELGERGLKVDYRSVWEFVRGQGLTYKKTLVASEQDRPDVAHRRAQWVKHRASVDPSRLVFIDETWTKTNMAPLRGWGPRSERLVGKAPFGHWNTMTFLAALRHDRIEAPWLLNKPVNGQRFQVYVEEVLAPTLSKGDVVIMDNLPSHKAKPVRKAIRDAGAKLIFLPKYSPDMNPIEKFFSKLKHSLREAQPRSIEALCKSIVKTMDTVTPAECSNYFKSCGYGPT; this is translated from the exons ATGGGTCGTCCGTATTCAATGGATCTTCGTGAACGGGTAGTGGCCGCAGTTCAGGGGGGCCTGTCGCGGCGTCAGGCGGCGGCTCGGTTCGGTGTGAGCGACAGCGCGGCGATCAGGTGGATGAAGCGCCTGAACGAGACGGGTGACGTCGCCCCTGGTCAGATGGGCGGTCACAAGCCCAAGAAGATATCCGGTGACCATCACACCTGGCTTGTTGCGCGCTGCCAGGAGCGGCCCTTCACCCTGGCCGTCCTGATCGCGGAACTGGGGGAACGCGGCCTGAAGGTCGACTACCGTTCGGTCTGGGAGTTCGTCCGTGGCCAGGGGCTGACTTAT AAAAAGACGCTGGTCGCCAGCGAGCAGGACCGCCCCGACGTTGCCCACCGACGAGCGCAATGGGTGAAGCACCGGGCGTCGGTCGATCCGTCCCGCCTGGTGTTCATCGACGAAACCTGGACCAAAACCAACATGGCGCCACTCCGAGGATGGGGGCCGCGCAGTGAGCGCCTTGTCGGCAAGGCGCCCTTTGGCCATTGGAACACCATGACCTTCCTGGCCGCCCTGCGCCATGACCGCATCGAGGCTCCTTGGCTCTTGAACAAGCCCGTCAACGGCCAGCGCTTCCAGGTCTATGTCGAGGAGGTTCTCGCTCCGACCTTGAGCAAGGGCGATGTCGTCATCATGGACAACCTTCCCTCCCACAAGGCCAAGCCCGTTCGCAAGGCCATCCGCGACGCCGGCGCTAAGTTAATCTTCTTACCAAAATACTCCCCGGACATGAACCCCATCGAGAAGTTCTTCTCCAAGCTCAAGCATTCTTTGCGTGAGGCCCAGCCACGATCTATCGAGGCCCTCTGCAAGAGCATCGTAAAGACCATGGATACTGTTACGCCAGCGGAATGCTCAAACTACTTCAAAAGTTGCGGGTATGGACCAACCTAA
- the lpxC gene encoding UDP-3-O-acyl-N-acetylglucosamine deacetylase encodes MYADRENTAAARQQTLKAPINCTGVGLHSGLPVTMILRPAPVNTGIVFRRIDLLRSGATEAQATIPARWDMVVDTRLCTVVGNGGGATVGTVEHVMSALRGCGIDNLFIDLDGAEVPIMDGSAAPFVFLIECAGITQQALARRVIRVLRPVSVVEGEKIATLTPASGSSFAFEIDFASAAVRRQEGFVRLEAETFKDEVAEARTFGFLQEVDMMRRAGLARGGSMDNAIVIDGDRVLNEGGLRFTDEFVRHKILDAVGDLYMAGYAIIGHYSGVRSGHALNNKLLHALFADASAYEIVEEMDPAFVAPAWERPRLAATA; translated from the coding sequence GTGTACGCCGATCGTGAAAACACCGCCGCCGCCCGCCAGCAGACGCTGAAGGCCCCCATCAATTGCACTGGCGTCGGCCTGCATTCCGGCCTGCCCGTGACGATGATCCTGCGCCCGGCGCCGGTGAACACCGGTATCGTCTTCCGTCGTATCGACCTGCTGCGCAGCGGCGCCACCGAGGCGCAGGCCACCATCCCGGCCCGCTGGGACATGGTGGTCGACACCCGCCTGTGCACGGTGGTGGGCAACGGCGGCGGCGCCACCGTCGGCACGGTGGAACATGTGATGTCCGCCCTGCGCGGCTGTGGCATCGACAACCTGTTCATCGACCTGGACGGCGCGGAAGTGCCGATCATGGACGGCAGCGCCGCCCCCTTCGTCTTTCTCATCGAATGCGCCGGCATCACCCAGCAGGCCCTCGCCCGCCGCGTCATCCGCGTGCTGCGCCCGGTGTCGGTGGTGGAGGGCGAGAAGATCGCCACCCTGACCCCCGCCTCCGGTTCCAGCTTCGCGTTCGAGATCGACTTCGCCAGCGCCGCCGTGCGCCGCCAGGAAGGTTTCGTCCGCCTGGAAGCGGAGACCTTCAAGGATGAGGTGGCGGAGGCCCGCACCTTCGGCTTCCTGCAGGAAGTGGACATGATGCGCCGCGCCGGCCTGGCCCGTGGCGGTTCGATGGACAACGCCATCGTCATCGACGGTGACCGCGTCCTGAACGAGGGTGGCCTGCGCTTCACGGATGAGTTCGTGCGCCACAAGATCCTGGACGCCGTGGGCGACCTGTACATGGCGGGTTACGCCATCATCGGCCACTACAGCGGCGTGCGGTCCGGCCACGCGCTGAACAATAAGCTGCTGCACGCCCTATTCGCCGACGCCTCCGCCTACGAGATCGTCGAGGAAATGGACCCCGCCTTCGTGGCCCCGGCCTGGGAACGCCCCCGGCTGGCCGCCACCGCCTGA
- the ftsZ gene encoding cell division protein FtsZ, with the protein MTIKVTIPPVEVLTRPRITVFGVGGAGGNAVNNMIRSNLEGVEFVVANTDAQALTGSEATKRLQLGSTITRGLGAGSRPDVGRAAAEEQLEEILSYLEGTNMCFITAGMGGGTGTGAAPVIARAAREQGILTVGVVTKPFHFEGAHRMRIAEQGINELASYVDTLIIIPNQNLFRVANEKTTFADAFKMADDVLHSGVRGVTDLMVMPGLINLDFADIRTVMTEMGKAMMGTGEATGERRAVEAAEAAISNPLLDDVSMKGARGVLINITGGYDMTLFEVDEAANRIRDEVDPDANIIFGSTFDSALDGKMRVSVVSTGIESLAGQQPRQPAAPQLAVVAGNATPVRRAATPVPATPVSTPVRPAATGAASYHANLTPAPMAPAAAAPSMAVPAPSAYTVPGPSPAPAPVEAAPVAVMAAPEVAPEPVAEPAPAPRMEVPIRAPAPNAALRGERGNAGFIPPRPADAGPRLGAPNPDRYTPPQAEPRKRSIFQRMFGIAGDEPQAHAPQAHHPAPRHPGVNQPPPQQQAPVAHYAPQPAPQAHAPAPQAAPRPAQAVHPDAGLARAPGEDSSLDIPAFLRRQAN; encoded by the coding sequence ATGACCATCAAAGTCACCATTCCGCCGGTGGAAGTGCTGACCCGCCCGCGCATCACCGTCTTCGGTGTCGGCGGCGCCGGCGGCAACGCCGTCAACAACATGATCCGCTCCAACCTGGAAGGGGTGGAGTTCGTGGTCGCCAACACCGACGCGCAGGCCCTGACCGGCAGCGAGGCGACCAAGCGCCTGCAGCTGGGCAGCACCATCACCCGCGGCCTGGGCGCCGGCTCGCGCCCCGACGTGGGCCGGGCGGCCGCCGAGGAACAGCTGGAGGAGATCCTCTCCTACCTGGAAGGCACCAACATGTGCTTCATCACCGCCGGCATGGGCGGTGGTACCGGCACGGGTGCGGCCCCGGTGATCGCGCGCGCCGCGCGGGAGCAGGGCATCCTGACGGTGGGCGTGGTGACCAAGCCCTTCCACTTCGAGGGCGCGCATCGCATGCGCATCGCGGAGCAGGGCATCAATGAACTGGCCAGCTACGTCGACACGCTGATCATCATCCCCAACCAGAACCTGTTCCGGGTGGCGAATGAGAAGACCACGTTCGCCGACGCCTTCAAGATGGCCGACGACGTGCTGCACTCCGGCGTGCGCGGCGTCACCGACCTGATGGTCATGCCCGGCCTGATCAACCTGGACTTCGCCGACATCCGCACCGTGATGACGGAGATGGGCAAGGCCATGATGGGCACGGGCGAGGCCACCGGCGAGCGCCGGGCCGTGGAGGCCGCCGAGGCCGCCATCAGCAACCCGCTGCTGGACGACGTGTCGATGAAGGGCGCCCGCGGCGTCCTGATCAACATCACCGGCGGCTACGACATGACCCTGTTCGAGGTGGACGAGGCGGCCAACCGCATCCGCGACGAGGTCGATCCCGACGCCAACATCATCTTCGGCTCCACCTTCGATTCCGCCCTGGATGGCAAGATGCGGGTATCGGTGGTGTCCACCGGCATCGAAAGCCTGGCGGGCCAGCAGCCGCGCCAGCCCGCCGCCCCGCAGCTGGCTGTGGTCGCCGGCAACGCGACCCCCGTGCGCCGCGCCGCCACCCCGGTGCCGGCCACGCCCGTCAGCACCCCGGTGCGCCCGGCGGCGACCGGCGCCGCCAGCTATCACGCCAACCTGACCCCGGCCCCCATGGCCCCGGCCGCCGCCGCGCCGTCGATGGCGGTGCCGGCACCATCCGCCTATACGGTCCCCGGCCCGTCGCCGGCACCGGCGCCGGTGGAAGCGGCCCCCGTCGCGGTGATGGCGGCCCCGGAAGTGGCGCCGGAACCGGTGGCGGAACCGGCCCCCGCCCCGCGGATGGAAGTGCCGATACGCGCCCCGGCCCCCAACGCCGCCCTGCGCGGCGAGCGTGGCAATGCCGGCTTCATCCCGCCGCGCCCGGCCGATGCCGGTCCGCGCCTGGGCGCCCCCAACCCGGACCGCTACACGCCGCCGCAGGCGGAACCGCGCAAGCGCAGCATCTTCCAGCGCATGTTCGGCATCGCCGGCGATGAGCCCCAGGCGCACGCGCCACAGGCCCATCACCCCGCCCCCCGCCATCCGGGCGTGAACCAGCCGCCGCCGCAACAGCAGGCCCCCGTCGCACACTACGCACCGCAGCCCGCCCCGCAGGCACATGCCCCGGCGCCGCAGGCGGCCCCCCGCCCGGCACAGGCCGTTCACCCGGACGCCGGCCTGGCCCGCGCCCCGGGCGAGGACAGCTCGCTGGATATCCCGGCCTTCCTCCGGCGCCAGGCGAATTGA
- the ftsA gene encoding cell division protein FtsA, translated as MAFTVTGRSKPKRVARGGTIAALDVGSSKVVCFIARVEEPGSIRVVGIGHQVSRGVRAGAIVDMEAAENAIGTAVHAAETMAGEQIREVLVGLSGGQPESQTLTVETGISGTEITDHDLRRALAHARNLNVSADAELIHSIPVGYTVDGSSGIRDPRGMVGEKLGVRLHVVTAAAGPVRNLNSCVGRCHLGVEGFVMSPFAAGLSCLVEDEMDLGVTLIDMGGGTTSISVFFDGKMVWTDSVPIGGSHVTSDIARGLTTPLAHAERLKTLYGSALPAPSDEREIIDVPQIGEEDRAQAHHVPKSLLVGIIQPRLEEVFEFVRGRLDASGFAKLAGRRVVLTGGASQLPGIRELAQQVLDKQVRLGRPLRIGGLAESVGGPAFSAAAGLLAYAVQQHTEAPALAPLMEPAGSGWLGRMGNWLRDNL; from the coding sequence ATGGCATTCACCGTAACCGGCCGGTCCAAGCCCAAGCGTGTCGCCCGCGGCGGCACGATCGCGGCGCTCGACGTGGGCAGCAGCAAGGTCGTCTGCTTCATCGCCCGGGTGGAGGAACCCGGATCCATCCGCGTGGTCGGCATCGGCCACCAGGTGTCGCGCGGCGTGCGCGCCGGCGCCATCGTGGATATGGAGGCGGCGGAGAACGCCATCGGCACGGCCGTGCACGCCGCCGAGACCATGGCGGGTGAACAGATCCGCGAGGTGCTGGTGGGCCTGTCCGGCGGCCAGCCGGAAAGCCAGACCCTGACGGTGGAGACGGGCATCTCGGGCACCGAGATCACCGACCACGACCTGCGCCGCGCCCTGGCCCACGCCCGCAACCTGAACGTCTCCGCCGATGCGGAACTGATCCATTCCATCCCGGTGGGCTACACCGTCGACGGGTCCAGCGGCATCCGCGACCCGCGCGGCATGGTGGGCGAGAAGTTGGGCGTGCGCCTGCACGTGGTGACGGCCGCCGCCGGCCCGGTGCGCAATTTGAATTCCTGCGTCGGCCGCTGCCACCTGGGCGTGGAGGGCTTCGTCATGTCGCCCTTCGCCGCCGGGCTGTCTTGCCTGGTGGAAGACGAGATGGATCTGGGCGTCACCCTGATCGACATGGGTGGCGGCACCACCAGCATTTCCGTCTTCTTCGACGGCAAGATGGTGTGGACCGACAGCGTGCCCATCGGCGGCAGCCACGTGACCAGCGACATCGCCCGCGGCCTGACCACGCCGCTGGCCCATGCCGAACGCTTGAAGACCCTGTACGGCAGCGCCCTGCCCGCCCCGTCGGATGAACGCGAGATCATCGACGTGCCGCAGATCGGGGAAGAGGACCGGGCCCAGGCCCACCACGTGCCCAAATCCCTGCTGGTCGGCATCATCCAGCCCCGCCTGGAAGAGGTGTTCGAGTTCGTGCGCGGCCGCCTGGACGCCTCGGGCTTCGCCAAGCTGGCCGGGCGCCGCGTCGTGCTGACCGGCGGCGCCAGCCAGTTGCCGGGCATACGCGAGCTGGCGCAGCAGGTGCTGGACAAGCAGGTGCGGCTGGGCCGGCCCTTGCGCATCGGCGGCCTGGCGGAATCCGTGGGCGGCCCCGCCTTCTCCGCCGCCGCCGGCCTGCTGGCCTACGCGGTGCAGCAGCATACCGAGGCGCCGGCGCTGGCCCCCCTGATGGAGCCGGCCGGCAGCGGCTGGCTGGGCCGCATGGGCAACTGGCTGAGGGACAATTTATGA
- a CDS encoding FtsQ-type POTRA domain-containing protein, whose product MPRVTHPSSPGLFPEGDNPRSRIAYETRRTTQRAAQAANRRRAVPLWLKFLGRRATIIVPLALVGGLVLWGWASGKLTAAGNAVDAAFLDVTARGGLQVQDVLVKGRKETDAADVLTALGVQRGSPILGFDPHAARKQLEQIPWIASARIERRLPDTLYVVLTERQPMAIWQHDQKLALVDADGTVLTEHNLDHFPNLPILVGDGAPKQGKALLAALAAEPTLASRVNAAVLVGARRWDLHLTGGAEIRLPEIDYPAALHKLAGLEASDKVLERDVVAIDLRVPDRLIVQTSAAAADARMNAKANKGGKRPTTPPAAKKN is encoded by the coding sequence ATGCCACGGGTGACCCATCCCTCCAGCCCCGGCCTGTTTCCCGAGGGCGACAACCCGCGCAGCCGCATCGCGTATGAGACGCGGCGGACGACGCAGCGCGCGGCGCAGGCGGCCAACCGCCGCCGCGCCGTTCCCTTGTGGCTGAAGTTCCTGGGCCGCCGGGCCACCATCATCGTGCCGCTGGCCCTGGTCGGCGGCCTGGTGCTTTGGGGTTGGGCCAGCGGCAAGCTGACCGCCGCCGGCAATGCCGTCGACGCCGCCTTCCTGGACGTGACGGCGCGGGGCGGCTTGCAGGTGCAGGACGTGCTGGTCAAGGGGCGCAAGGAAACCGACGCCGCCGACGTGCTGACCGCCTTGGGCGTGCAGCGCGGATCGCCCATCCTGGGCTTCGACCCGCATGCGGCGCGCAAGCAGCTGGAGCAGATCCCCTGGATCGCCAGCGCGCGGATCGAGCGCCGGCTGCCCGACACCCTGTACGTGGTGCTGACGGAACGCCAGCCCATGGCCATCTGGCAGCACGACCAGAAGCTGGCCCTGGTGGATGCCGACGGCACCGTCCTGACCGAGCACAATCTGGATCACTTCCCCAACCTGCCCATCCTGGTGGGTGACGGCGCGCCCAAGCAGGGCAAGGCCTTGCTGGCGGCCCTGGCGGCGGAGCCCACGCTGGCGTCGCGCGTCAACGCCGCCGTGCTGGTCGGCGCCCGGCGTTGGGACCTGCACCTGACCGGCGGTGCTGAAATCCGCCTGCCGGAGATCGACTACCCCGCCGCCCTGCACAAGCTGGCGGGCCTGGAGGCATCGGACAAGGTGCTGGAACGTGACGTGGTCGCCATCGACCTGCGTGTGCCTGACCGCCTGATCGTGCAGACCTCCGCCGCGGCGGCGGACGCGCGCATGAACGCCAAGGCGAACAAGGGCGGCAAGCGCCCGACGACGCCCCCCGCGGCGAAGAAGAACTGA